The following are encoded together in the Streptomyces sp. NBC_00341 genome:
- a CDS encoding CrcB family protein, producing MTDWLLVIAGGLVGAPLRYYLGVDAKFRLHSVFPWGTFAANAGAALFLGFVAEAVAGGELGARLDLLLATGFCGALSTWSTFSYELLTLNSARRLALAAGYLLLTVGAGVGLSFAGAAVARAAF from the coding sequence ATGACCGACTGGCTGCTCGTCATCGCCGGCGGACTCGTGGGCGCACCGCTGCGCTACTACCTCGGGGTCGACGCGAAGTTCCGCCTGCACAGCGTCTTCCCGTGGGGCACCTTCGCCGCCAACGCCGGCGCCGCCCTGTTCCTCGGCTTCGTCGCCGAGGCGGTGGCCGGCGGGGAGCTGGGCGCCCGGCTCGATCTGCTGCTCGCCACCGGGTTCTGCGGGGCTCTGTCGACCTGGTCGACGTTCTCCTACGAACTGCTGACCCTGAACTCCGCCCGCCGGCTCGCCCTGGCGGCGGGCTATCTGCTGCTCACCGTGGGCGCGGGGGTCGGTCTCTCGTTCGCCGGGGCCGCAGTGGCCCGCGCGGCCTTCTGA
- a CDS encoding CrcB family protein, producing MSPRMRLHLHSHPDHHPGVQLSVVAAVAVGGAAGAVARYGAERLWPTGASAFPWTILLVNTVGCFLMGVLMVTLKLRFPGAPRLISPLLGTGVLGGFTSFSHYTDNVRQLFENHQPGYAVGCLVLTVVAALTAVTAGAFATHFAFGRSYVTENGAS from the coding sequence ATGTCACCCAGGATGAGGCTGCACCTGCACAGCCACCCCGACCATCACCCGGGGGTGCAGCTGTCGGTGGTGGCCGCCGTCGCGGTCGGCGGCGCCGCCGGAGCCGTCGCCCGGTACGGCGCCGAACGCCTCTGGCCCACCGGCGCCTCGGCCTTCCCCTGGACGATTCTGCTGGTCAACACGGTGGGCTGTTTCCTGATGGGTGTTCTGATGGTCACCCTGAAGCTGCGCTTCCCCGGCGCGCCCCGGCTGATCAGTCCGCTGCTCGGCACCGGCGTGCTCGGCGGGTTCACCTCGTTCTCGCACTACACGGACAACGTCCGGCAGCTGTTCGAGAACCATCAGCCCGGGTACGCGGTCGGCTGCCTGGTGCTGACCGTGGTGGCCGCACTGACCGCCGTGACGGCGGGCGCGTTCGCCACCCACTTCGCCTTCGGGCGTTCCTACGTCACCGAGAACGGCGCGTCATGA
- a CDS encoding urea transporter → MPLAEPKIVRRLESRQPSAYVLASLRGFGQVDLQAGLLTGVAILVALWVSGWQNGLFATLGTLIATATAYALAVDRSGIALGLQGYAGCLTGIALVSSLGNHLATYVLTVFGAVMCTVLMAALGTLLAPYGLTPLTAPFCLVSGVMVVGAPSFARVWHGDPASVASTTTGETGWTWTALWHAFFNNISQVFLIDSWYVGLIMLVGLALAGLRVVLYAAAGSVAGIVAAWVLGAPTALIANGIYGYNAVLVAIALGAVFLANTVWNGAYALFGAAVSTGLTASLTSIFKTFGGHTFTWPFILTTWALMAAVPLLPRLRRSG, encoded by the coding sequence TTGCCCCTCGCCGAGCCGAAAATCGTCCGGCGGCTGGAGAGCCGTCAGCCGTCCGCGTACGTACTTGCCTCCCTGCGCGGGTTCGGGCAGGTCGATCTCCAGGCCGGGCTCCTGACCGGTGTGGCGATCCTCGTAGCGCTGTGGGTGTCCGGCTGGCAGAACGGCCTCTTCGCCACGCTCGGCACCCTGATCGCCACCGCGACCGCCTACGCCCTCGCCGTCGACCGGTCGGGGATCGCGCTCGGACTCCAGGGGTACGCGGGCTGCCTCACGGGCATCGCCCTCGTCTCCTCGCTGGGCAACCATCTCGCCACCTATGTGCTGACCGTCTTCGGCGCCGTCATGTGCACCGTCCTGATGGCCGCCCTGGGCACCCTCCTCGCGCCCTACGGGCTCACCCCGCTCACCGCGCCCTTCTGTCTGGTCTCCGGAGTGATGGTGGTGGGCGCCCCCTCGTTCGCGCGGGTCTGGCACGGCGACCCGGCCTCCGTGGCCAGCACCACCACCGGCGAGACCGGGTGGACCTGGACCGCCCTGTGGCACGCGTTCTTCAACAACATCTCGCAGGTCTTCCTGATCGACAGCTGGTACGTCGGGCTGATCATGCTCGTCGGCCTCGCCCTGGCCGGCCTGCGCGTCGTGCTCTACGCGGCGGCCGGCAGCGTGGCCGGCATCGTCGCCGCGTGGGTGCTCGGCGCCCCGACGGCCCTGATCGCCAACGGCATCTACGGATACAACGCGGTGCTCGTGGCGATCGCCCTCGGCGCGGTGTTCCTGGCGAACACGGTCTGGAACGGTGCGTACGCGCTCTTCGGCGCGGCCGTCAGCACCGGGCTCACCGCGTCGCTGACGTCCATTTTCAAGACCTTCGGCGGCCACACCTTCACCTGGCCGTTCATTCTCACGACCTGGGCGCTGATGGCCGCCGTGCCGCTGCTGCCCCGGCTCCGCCGGAGCGGTTGA
- a CDS encoding urease subunit gamma — translation MNLAPREIDKLLVYVVADLARKRQGRGLKLNYSESVALITEAILEAARDGRSVADCMELGRHVVGEPDTMPGVREMLGLLQVEASFVDGTKLVSCHDPIGG, via the coding sequence ATGAACCTCGCCCCTCGCGAGATCGACAAGCTGCTGGTGTACGTGGTGGCCGACCTGGCCCGCAAACGCCAGGGACGCGGCCTCAAGCTCAACTACAGCGAGTCGGTCGCGCTGATCACCGAGGCGATCCTCGAAGCCGCGCGCGACGGCAGGAGCGTCGCGGACTGCATGGAGCTGGGCCGCCATGTCGTGGGCGAGCCGGACACCATGCCCGGTGTCCGGGAGATGCTCGGCCTGCTCCAGGTCGAGGCGTCCTTCGTGGACGGCACGAAGCTGGTGTCCTGCCACGACCCGATCGGGGGCTGA
- a CDS encoding sirohydrochlorin chelatase — protein sequence MAERCAVIAVCGHEAGYGRALEGLVDPGVSVVPSGRELFRSISAHRRRGAETAVVPMTLGRDPELVADTARTLRAVAGGDRAATVLTEPFGTAQHLVGWLRAAAGRVAEDSALLVTAPSGDPFEDAELYRIAALVRRYGRHALVEVAFTGGDPDPAEGVRRCRLLGAERVTLLPAGFAPPEVPEPTGPAGPVVDRTGPLVPASALRRVLAERVADARRRLREHGDDGVAAGLTAAANHGHSHTHPPGGGHDHDHGHGHHHHGPGHPHPHQHPSADGAGQVIRSIA from the coding sequence GTGGCCGAGCGCTGCGCCGTCATCGCCGTGTGCGGCCACGAAGCCGGTTACGGGCGTGCGCTGGAGGGACTCGTGGACCCCGGGGTGAGCGTCGTGCCGAGCGGGCGTGAGCTGTTCCGGAGCATTTCCGCGCACCGGCGCCGGGGTGCGGAGACCGCGGTCGTCCCGATGACGCTCGGCCGGGACCCCGAACTCGTCGCGGACACCGCCCGGACCCTGCGCGCCGTGGCCGGCGGTGACCGTGCGGCGACCGTGCTCACCGAGCCGTTCGGCACCGCGCAGCACCTCGTCGGCTGGCTGCGCGCGGCGGCGGGACGGGTCGCGGAGGACTCCGCCCTGCTGGTCACGGCCCCGTCCGGCGACCCGTTCGAGGACGCGGAGCTGTACCGGATCGCCGCCCTCGTACGCCGCTACGGGCGGCACGCCCTGGTCGAGGTGGCGTTCACCGGCGGGGACCCGGACCCGGCCGAGGGCGTCCGGCGCTGCCGGCTGCTCGGCGCGGAGCGCGTGACGCTGCTTCCGGCCGGGTTCGCGCCGCCAGAGGTGCCCGAGCCGACCGGCCCGGCCGGGCCGGTGGTGGACCGCACCGGCCCTCTCGTCCCGGCGTCCGCGCTGCGACGGGTACTGGCCGAGCGGGTGGCCGACGCCCGGCGGCGCCTGCGCGAACACGGCGACGACGGCGTCGCGGCCGGGCTTACGGCGGCAGCGAACCACGGCCACTCCCACACCCACCCACCGGGCGGGGGACACGACCACGACCACGGCCATGGTCACCACCATCACGGCCCCGGCCATCCGCACCCGCATCAGCACCCGTCCGCCGATGGAGCGGGCCAAGTCATCAGGAGCATCGCATGA
- a CDS encoding urease subunit beta → MTFRQKYLYGKDPIEINAGRRTLKVTVSNTGDRAVQIGSHYHFFEVNSALSFDREETLGMHLNIPAGTSVRFEPGGSREVELCAYGGTGRLIGFSGLLNGSLASHPARVEAVRKAIEQGFQGAQSTAAQSTGAGKPASKSAARPAAKPARPAAKPARPAAKPAKPAAKPAKPAAKPAKAAKEKKKGSR, encoded by the coding sequence ATGACGTTCCGTCAGAAGTACCTCTACGGCAAGGACCCCATCGAGATCAACGCGGGCCGCCGCACGCTGAAGGTCACTGTGAGCAACACGGGTGACCGCGCGGTGCAGATCGGCTCTCACTACCACTTCTTCGAGGTCAACTCGGCGCTGTCGTTCGACCGCGAGGAGACGCTCGGCATGCACCTCAACATCCCCGCCGGCACCTCCGTGCGCTTCGAGCCCGGCGGCTCGCGCGAGGTCGAGCTGTGCGCGTACGGAGGGACGGGCCGCCTGATCGGTTTCAGCGGGTTGCTCAACGGCAGCCTCGCCTCCCACCCCGCCCGGGTCGAAGCCGTCCGCAAGGCCATCGAGCAGGGCTTCCAGGGCGCCCAGAGCACCGCCGCCCAGAGCACCGGAGCCGGCAAGCCCGCCTCGAAATCCGCTGCCAGGCCCGCAGCCAAGCCCGCCAGGCCCGCCGCCAAGCCGGCCAGGCCCGCAGCCAAGCCCGCCAAGCCCGCCGCCAAGCCCGCCAAGCCCGCCGCCAAGCCCGCCAAGGCCGCCAAGGAAAAGAAGAAGGGTTCGCGCTGA
- the ureC gene encoding urease subunit alpha translates to MPILPRKQYTDMFGPTVGDRFHLADTNLVVEVEKDYSEGQYGDEVLYGGGKTMRDGMASDPQITAAQGALDTVITNVVVIDPMVGVVKCDIGIKDGFIVGIGKSGNPQTQNNVDPNLVIGAGTEAIAGEHLIATAGAIDTHVHLIAPQQAEQALTNGITTLIGGGTGPTDGTNGTTCTPGPFNIARFLQAAEGFPVNLGIMGKGNGSLPEALNEQIVAGACGLKVHEDWGATPAVIDNALNVADAHDVQVSIHTDSLNESGFFEDTRSAIDGRAIHTFHSEGAGGGHAPDIMRVAGEPNILPSSTNPTLPYTKNSVDELLDMVMVCHHLSHDIPEDVSFADSRVRAETIAAESVLHDLGVISMFSSDSQAMGRVGESVTRAFQTAHHCKDKLGRMEGDSARNDNQRVLRYLAKVTINPAIASGIAEHVGSIEKGKIADIVLWPIHSFAAKPKMVIKGGIVSWAQMGDPNASLPTPQPVIYRPMFGQYGKALQATHVTFMSQAGIAAGVPAELGLERKVLPVRRTRTIGKHNMVRNDALPDIQVDPETFKVTLNGKVATIDPAETLPLNHLYFLV, encoded by the coding sequence ATGCCCATCCTGCCCCGCAAGCAGTACACCGACATGTTCGGCCCGACGGTCGGAGACCGCTTCCACCTGGCCGACACCAACCTCGTCGTCGAGGTCGAGAAGGACTACAGCGAGGGCCAGTACGGCGACGAGGTCCTCTACGGCGGCGGCAAGACCATGCGGGACGGCATGGCCTCCGACCCGCAGATCACCGCCGCCCAGGGCGCACTCGACACCGTCATCACCAACGTCGTGGTCATCGACCCGATGGTCGGCGTGGTCAAGTGCGACATCGGCATCAAGGACGGCTTCATCGTCGGCATCGGCAAGTCCGGCAATCCGCAGACCCAGAACAACGTCGATCCGAACCTGGTTATCGGCGCGGGCACCGAGGCCATCGCGGGGGAGCACCTCATTGCCACCGCGGGCGCCATCGACACCCACGTCCACCTGATCGCCCCGCAACAGGCCGAACAGGCGCTCACCAACGGCATCACCACCCTCATCGGCGGCGGCACCGGACCGACGGACGGCACCAACGGCACCACCTGCACCCCCGGCCCGTTCAACATCGCCAGGTTCCTCCAGGCCGCCGAGGGCTTCCCGGTCAACCTCGGCATCATGGGCAAGGGCAACGGCAGCCTGCCGGAAGCCCTCAACGAGCAGATCGTGGCGGGCGCCTGCGGCCTCAAGGTGCACGAGGACTGGGGCGCCACCCCGGCCGTCATCGACAACGCCCTGAACGTCGCGGACGCGCACGACGTCCAGGTCTCCATCCACACCGACAGCCTGAACGAGAGCGGCTTCTTCGAGGACACCCGCTCCGCGATCGACGGCCGGGCCATCCACACCTTCCACAGCGAGGGCGCGGGCGGCGGCCACGCCCCCGACATCATGCGGGTCGCCGGCGAGCCGAACATCCTGCCGTCCTCCACCAACCCGACCCTGCCCTACACCAAGAACTCGGTGGACGAGCTCCTGGACATGGTCATGGTCTGCCACCACCTCAGCCACGACATTCCCGAGGACGTGTCCTTCGCGGACAGCCGGGTGAGGGCCGAGACCATCGCCGCCGAGTCGGTGCTGCACGACCTCGGCGTGATCAGCATGTTCTCCTCCGACTCCCAGGCCATGGGCCGGGTCGGGGAGTCCGTCACCCGGGCCTTCCAGACCGCGCACCACTGCAAGGACAAGCTCGGCAGGATGGAGGGCGACTCGGCGCGCAACGACAACCAGCGGGTGCTGCGCTACCTCGCCAAGGTCACCATCAACCCGGCCATCGCCTCAGGCATCGCCGAGCACGTCGGATCGATCGAGAAGGGCAAGATCGCCGACATCGTGCTGTGGCCCATCCACTCCTTCGCGGCCAAGCCGAAGATGGTGATCAAGGGCGGCATCGTCTCCTGGGCCCAGATGGGCGACCCCAACGCCTCACTGCCCACCCCGCAACCAGTCATCTACCGGCCGATGTTCGGCCAGTACGGCAAGGCGCTGCAGGCCACCCACGTCACCTTCATGTCCCAGGCGGGCATCGCCGCCGGTGTCCCCGCCGAACTCGGCCTGGAACGCAAGGTCCTGCCGGTCCGGCGCACCCGCACGATCGGCAAGCACAACATGGTCCGCAACGACGCCCTGCCGGACATCCAGGTCGACCCGGAGACGTTCAAGGTCACGCTCAACGGCAAGGTCGCCACCATCGACCCGGCCGAGACGCTGCCCCTCAACCACCTCTACTTCCTGGTCTAG
- a CDS encoding urease accessory UreF family protein, with amino-acid sequence MYRNEGDSAGEPPPAVIAGATGLGPLLVGLQLTDSAFPSGFYTLSHSLEGFAQAGAVDAATVPHLLHDLLLHGVGPADATALALAHRATAAGDPAAVVRIDEHLFATKLGREMRQAATRTGRQLLDLGQEVFDRPEISDYFGRVVRRETPGTQAVAAGVIYAATGVPVRQAVACDLFAFCVSFAGAALRLRLTDHRSAQTLLRGAAPVIEEAVEAALRRGLDDVGATVFASDIMSGRHERAEARLFAS; translated from the coding sequence ATGTACCGCAACGAGGGCGACAGCGCGGGCGAACCCCCGCCCGCCGTGATCGCGGGCGCCACCGGGCTCGGGCCGCTGCTGGTCGGCCTCCAGCTGACCGACTCCGCGTTCCCCAGCGGCTTCTACACGCTGTCGCACAGCCTGGAGGGCTTCGCCCAGGCCGGAGCCGTCGACGCCGCCACCGTGCCGCACCTGCTGCACGACCTGCTGCTGCACGGCGTCGGCCCCGCCGACGCCACGGCACTCGCCCTCGCCCACCGCGCGACGGCGGCGGGCGACCCGGCGGCCGTGGTCCGGATCGACGAGCACCTCTTCGCGACCAAGCTCGGACGCGAGATGCGCCAGGCCGCCACCCGGACCGGACGGCAGCTGCTGGACCTCGGCCAGGAGGTCTTCGACCGCCCGGAGATCAGCGACTACTTCGGCCGCGTGGTGCGCCGGGAGACCCCCGGCACCCAGGCGGTGGCCGCCGGTGTCATCTACGCGGCGACCGGGGTCCCGGTCCGGCAGGCCGTCGCCTGCGACCTGTTCGCCTTCTGCGTCAGCTTCGCGGGCGCGGCCCTGCGCCTCAGGCTGACCGACCACCGCTCGGCGCAGACGCTCCTGCGGGGCGCCGCGCCCGTCATCGAGGAGGCCGTCGAGGCGGCGCTGCGACGCGGACTCGACGACGTAGGGGCCACCGTCTTCGCCTCGGACATCATGTCGGGCCGTCATGAGCGCGCCGAGGCACGCCTCTTCGCCAGCTGA
- the ureG gene encoding urease accessory protein UreG encodes MDDNVLRVGIGGPVGSGKTALIEALVPMLIERGHRPAVITNDIYTQEDAQHVRRTLAGVLEPERVVGVETGACPHTAVRDDPTMNLAAGAEMLERFPDTDTLLYESGGDNLTLTFSPALVDLFLFVLDTAEGEKMPRKRGPGITECDLLVINKIDIAQYVRTDINVMESDAHRVRDNRPVVLTDCLTGVGIDDIAVYLESRRKVLI; translated from the coding sequence ATGGACGACAACGTACTGCGGGTCGGCATCGGCGGACCGGTCGGATCCGGCAAGACGGCGCTCATCGAGGCGCTGGTGCCGATGCTGATCGAGCGCGGCCACCGCCCCGCCGTCATCACCAACGACATCTACACCCAGGAGGACGCGCAGCACGTCCGTCGCACCCTGGCCGGTGTGCTGGAACCGGAACGGGTCGTCGGCGTCGAGACGGGCGCCTGCCCGCACACCGCCGTACGGGACGACCCCACGATGAACCTGGCGGCGGGCGCCGAGATGCTGGAGCGCTTCCCGGACACCGACACGCTGCTCTACGAGTCCGGCGGCGACAACCTCACGCTGACCTTCAGCCCGGCCCTCGTGGACCTCTTCCTCTTCGTGCTGGACACCGCGGAGGGCGAGAAGATGCCCCGTAAGCGCGGCCCCGGCATCACCGAGTGCGATCTGCTCGTCATCAACAAGATCGACATCGCCCAGTACGTGCGCACGGACATCAACGTCATGGAGTCCGACGCCCACCGGGTCCGGGACAACCGCCCCGTCGTCCTCACCGACTGCCTGACCGGCGTCGGCATCGACGACATCGCGGTCTACCTCGAATCGCGCCGCAAGGTGCTGATCTGA
- a CDS encoding urease accessory protein UreD — MTLAPHRPPADRLAEEYYAAVRIPPDVAALASVPDTLAPGSPAKVGILDLAFAVRGGRTELVERYQKTPLQIMRPLWIDPALPGMSYVYLMATGGGYAQADRYRMDFRCGPDTQVHLTTQAATKVFRMEHDYASQRVHLTAEAGSYVEYLPDPLIPFKDARFYQRTEVTVASGATVVVGDTLTAGRLARGERHAYRVLATDLRISRPDGTLLALDTLRLTPGGEGESVLGPGVFAGHDHVASLFVVTGRAPAAEVADALHGALAPLGVLYGVSVLPRECGAWVRLLDDSPIRVAAAHQAAWQSVRRLLTGHPAPDLRKP, encoded by the coding sequence ATGACGCTCGCCCCGCACCGGCCACCGGCCGACCGGCTGGCCGAGGAGTACTACGCCGCGGTCCGGATCCCGCCGGACGTGGCGGCCCTGGCCTCCGTGCCCGACACGCTCGCGCCCGGGTCCCCGGCCAAGGTCGGCATCCTCGACCTGGCCTTCGCCGTGCGGGGCGGACGCACCGAACTCGTCGAGCGCTACCAGAAGACACCGCTGCAGATCATGCGGCCGCTGTGGATCGACCCCGCGCTGCCCGGTATGAGCTACGTCTACCTGATGGCGACCGGCGGCGGCTACGCCCAGGCCGACCGCTACCGGATGGACTTCCGCTGCGGCCCGGACACCCAGGTGCATCTGACCACCCAGGCCGCCACCAAGGTCTTCCGGATGGAGCACGACTACGCGAGCCAGCGGGTGCACCTGACGGCGGAGGCCGGGAGCTACGTCGAGTACCTGCCGGACCCGCTGATCCCGTTCAAGGACGCGCGCTTCTACCAGCGCACCGAGGTCACGGTGGCGAGCGGCGCCACCGTCGTCGTGGGCGACACCCTCACCGCCGGACGGCTCGCCCGAGGCGAACGCCACGCCTACCGGGTGCTCGCCACCGACCTGCGGATCAGCCGCCCCGACGGCACCCTGCTCGCCCTCGACACCCTGCGGCTCACCCCGGGCGGCGAGGGCGAAAGCGTCCTGGGTCCCGGGGTGTTCGCCGGCCACGACCATGTCGCCTCGCTCTTCGTGGTGACCGGCCGCGCCCCCGCCGCCGAAGTGGCCGACGCCCTGCACGGGGCGCTGGCACCGCTCGGCGTCCTGTACGGGGTGAGCGTCCTGCCCCGGGAGTGCGGCGCCTGGGTGCGGCTGCTGGACGACAGTCCGATCCGGGTCGCCGCGGCGCATCAGGCCGCCTGGCAGTCCGTGCGCCGGCTGCTCACCGGCCATCCGGCCCCCGACCTGCGCAAGCCGTAG
- a CDS encoding ammonium transporter translates to MNTAPAPMPPAYDSGDTAWLLASTAMVLLMTPGLAFFYGGMVRTKHVLMMIKMSFAALAFGTLVWWVIGYTLAFGPDVGGAGVIGNLDHVFMHDIDLTTLTGSIPTYVYSTFQMGFAIITVALISGSIADRATMRGWLVFVVLWLLIVYIPIAHWVFDKDGWIVRHLGALDFAGGLPVELNSGVAGLAVALVLRAPRDFARREERPNNIPLVVIGVGLLWFGWFGFNSGSALSDQGTAAAAFINTQLGAAGAMVTWPLVEKWRTGRVTTMGVVSSAVAGMVAITPACGEINTLGAVITGLVVGAVCAFAITLKFRFNVDDTLDVVGVHGVGGLIGLIMVGLFATARISGKKGLFYGGGWGLLGKQLVAIVAVIAFSFILTWLIAKAVDLTVGFRAKEEYDRVPGEEQERAYDFQTAERLGALVSSKPVTSDDELVKQIRTLLRAREQEK, encoded by the coding sequence ATGAACACCGCTCCCGCACCGATGCCACCCGCGTACGACTCCGGTGACACCGCCTGGCTGCTCGCCTCCACCGCCATGGTGCTGCTGATGACGCCCGGTCTCGCGTTCTTCTACGGCGGCATGGTGCGCACCAAGCACGTGCTGATGATGATCAAGATGAGCTTCGCCGCGCTCGCGTTCGGCACCCTCGTCTGGTGGGTCATCGGGTACACCCTCGCCTTCGGCCCCGATGTGGGCGGTGCCGGAGTCATCGGCAACCTCGACCACGTGTTCATGCACGACATCGATCTGACCACGCTGACCGGATCGATCCCCACCTACGTCTACAGCACCTTCCAGATGGGCTTCGCCATCATCACGGTGGCCCTGATCAGCGGTTCGATCGCGGACCGCGCCACGATGCGGGGCTGGCTGGTCTTCGTCGTGCTGTGGCTGCTCATCGTCTACATCCCCATCGCGCACTGGGTGTTCGACAAGGACGGCTGGATCGTCAGGCACCTCGGCGCCCTCGACTTCGCCGGCGGTCTCCCGGTGGAGCTCAACTCCGGTGTGGCGGGCCTGGCCGTCGCGCTCGTCCTGCGGGCCCCGCGCGACTTCGCCCGCCGCGAGGAGCGCCCCAACAACATTCCGCTTGTGGTCATCGGTGTCGGGCTGCTCTGGTTCGGCTGGTTCGGCTTCAACTCCGGCTCCGCGCTGAGTGACCAGGGCACCGCGGCGGCGGCCTTCATCAACACCCAGCTCGGCGCCGCGGGAGCGATGGTCACCTGGCCGCTGGTGGAGAAGTGGCGCACCGGCCGGGTCACCACGATGGGCGTCGTCTCGTCCGCCGTCGCGGGCATGGTCGCCATCACCCCGGCCTGCGGTGAGATCAACACGCTGGGCGCGGTCATCACCGGCCTCGTGGTCGGCGCGGTCTGCGCGTTCGCGATCACCCTGAAGTTCCGTTTCAACGTGGACGACACGCTCGACGTGGTGGGTGTGCACGGGGTCGGCGGTCTGATCGGCCTGATCATGGTCGGCCTGTTCGCCACCGCGCGCATCAGCGGCAAGAAGGGGCTCTTCTACGGGGGCGGCTGGGGACTCCTGGGCAAGCAGCTCGTCGCGATCGTCGCCGTGATCGCCTTCTCCTTCATCCTGACCTGGCTCATCGCCAAGGCCGTGGACCTGACCGTCGGTTTCCGCGCCAAGGAGGAGTACGACCGGGTTCCCGGCGAGGAGCAGGAGCGGGCGTACGACTTCCAGACCGCGGAGCGCCTCGGCGCACTGGTCTCCAGTAAGCCGGTGACCAGCGACGACGAACTCGTCAAGCAGATCAGGACCCTGCTGCGGGCCCGCGAGCAGGAGAAGTAG